A DNA window from Kitasatospora atroaurantiaca contains the following coding sequences:
- a CDS encoding DUF1876 domain-containing protein — MHNHWIIDLNFEEDENRTACTATLNGFSAPGVKGVGIARRNPDDSPDSTIGEELAAARACSNLAHELINKAASGIETRTHEAAHLIF; from the coding sequence ATGCACAACCACTGGATCATCGATCTGAACTTCGAGGAGGACGAGAACCGCACCGCCTGCACCGCGACCCTGAACGGGTTCAGCGCTCCGGGCGTCAAGGGTGTGGGGATCGCCCGGCGCAACCCCGACGACTCGCCCGACTCCACGATCGGTGAAGAGCTCGCCGCCGCGCGCGCCTGCTCCAACCTGGCCCACGAGCTCATCAACAAGGCCGCCTCCGGAATCGAGACCCGCACCCACGAAGCAGCCCACCTGATCTTCTGA
- a CDS encoding sensor histidine kinase produces the protein MSALIGRRAALRWVHLVLGGALLMPYWLLSQVLLSVALPGDDAAHRLALNFAAFALSLPMAAITALVPVVRALEGTAARALCAGAAGELASTPSHSWAARRRTAAWFVLHLFLGGIVSGMSLATPPAVVVLLLSPIDSLGNPGRSLIRQTYGELPSGLLLGPALLALLLAVNAGAGALLARSAPALLGPTPAERLAAAERRAVELARRNRLARELHDSVGHALSAVSIQAAAAGKVLGSDPEFAAEALRAIEETARAAVAELDTVLGLLREEPTGPAPGAGPTLSELGGLLRQMGRAGVAVESLAGPGLAELPAELSREAYRIVQEGLTNVLRHAGPVPARLRLEIHEGRLDVELTNPMGAGRPSRPGGGRGLRGVAERATALRGDCAAGPDGDTWRLAVRLPIGGNL, from the coding sequence ATGAGTGCACTGATCGGACGGCGGGCCGCGCTGCGCTGGGTGCACCTGGTGCTCGGCGGCGCCCTGCTGATGCCCTACTGGCTGCTCTCGCAGGTGCTGCTGTCCGTGGCCCTGCCGGGCGACGACGCCGCCCATCGGCTCGCACTGAACTTCGCCGCCTTCGCCCTGTCGCTGCCGATGGCCGCGATCACCGCGCTCGTCCCCGTGGTACGCGCACTCGAGGGCACTGCGGCACGTGCGCTGTGCGCAGGCGCCGCGGGCGAGTTGGCCAGTACGCCGTCCCACTCGTGGGCGGCCCGGCGGCGGACGGCCGCGTGGTTCGTGCTGCACCTGTTCCTCGGCGGCATCGTCAGCGGGATGTCCCTCGCGACGCCGCCCGCCGTGGTGGTGCTGCTGCTCTCCCCCATCGACTCGCTCGGCAACCCCGGGCGGAGCCTGATACGGCAGACCTACGGTGAGCTTCCTTCGGGGCTGCTGCTGGGCCCCGCCCTGCTGGCTCTGCTGCTCGCGGTGAACGCCGGCGCGGGGGCCCTGCTGGCGCGCAGCGCACCCGCCCTGCTCGGCCCGACGCCGGCCGAGCGCCTGGCGGCGGCGGAGCGGCGGGCCGTCGAGCTCGCCCGGCGCAACCGGCTGGCACGGGAGTTGCACGACTCGGTCGGGCACGCGCTGAGCGCGGTGTCCATTCAGGCGGCAGCGGCGGGGAAGGTCCTCGGGTCCGACCCGGAGTTCGCCGCCGAGGCCCTGCGGGCGATCGAGGAGACCGCACGTGCCGCGGTGGCCGAACTGGACACCGTCCTGGGGCTGCTGCGCGAGGAGCCGACGGGACCGGCCCCGGGAGCCGGGCCGACGCTCTCCGAACTCGGCGGCCTGCTGCGGCAGATGGGCCGGGCCGGGGTCGCGGTCGAGTCACTCGCCGGGCCCGGCCTGGCCGAGTTGCCGGCGGAGCTCTCGCGCGAGGCGTACCGGATCGTCCAGGAGGGACTGACCAATGTGCTGCGGCACGCCGGCCCGGTGCCGGCCAGGCTGCGGCTGGAGATACACGAGGGGCGGCTGGACGTGGAGTTGACCAATCCGATGGGCGCCGGGCGGCCGAGCCGTCCCGGGGGCGGGCGCGGCCTGCGCGGCGTGGCCGAACGGGCCACCGCTCTGCGCGGCGACTGCGCGGCCGGGCCGGACGGCGACACCTGGCGGCTGGCCGTCCGGCTGCCGATAGGGGGAAACCTGTGA
- a CDS encoding response regulator transcription factor, translating into MRVVVADDERLVRMGLRVVLDAEPDLTVVGEAPNGAEVVPLVRELRPDVVLMDVRMPGVDGIRATEQLVATMEPPPRILVVTTFENDDHVYDALRAGAAGFLLKRARAEEMVQAVRLVAHGDSLLFPSAVRELALRSRERGGERGGERRRPHAGPVSRLTDREGQVLRLMAAGLTNGEIAERLVVSPETVKTHVGSVLAKLGVRDRTQAVIVAYESGFVQAG; encoded by the coding sequence ATCAGGGTGGTGGTCGCGGACGACGAGCGCCTGGTCCGGATGGGCCTGCGGGTCGTCCTGGACGCCGAGCCGGACCTGACCGTGGTCGGCGAGGCGCCCAACGGCGCCGAGGTGGTGCCGCTGGTCCGCGAGCTGCGGCCGGACGTGGTGCTGATGGACGTCCGGATGCCGGGGGTCGACGGCATCCGGGCCACCGAGCAACTGGTCGCCACGATGGAGCCGCCGCCCAGGATCCTGGTGGTCACCACCTTCGAGAACGACGACCACGTGTACGACGCGCTGCGCGCCGGGGCCGCCGGGTTCCTGCTGAAGCGCGCCAGGGCGGAGGAGATGGTGCAGGCCGTCCGGCTGGTGGCGCACGGCGACTCGCTGCTCTTCCCGTCCGCCGTCCGCGAGCTGGCGCTGCGCAGCCGTGAGCGTGGTGGTGAGCGCGGTGGTGAGCGCCGCCGCCCGCACGCCGGGCCGGTGTCGCGGCTGACCGACCGGGAGGGGCAGGTCCTGCGGCTGATGGCGGCCGGGCTGACCAACGGCGAGATCGCCGAACGGCTGGTGGTCAGCCCGGAGACGGTCAAGACGCACGTCGGGAGCGTGCTCGCCAAGCTGGGCGTACGGGACCGTACGCAGGCGGTGATCGTGGCGTACGAGTCCGGGTTCGTGCAGGCCGGATAG
- a CDS encoding Pr6Pr family membrane protein, translating to MSVWTRPALWWRLAIVISAGLGLILGTASLVYFTIESNVIVLGYFAGAVYWMARRGTTDAPAPRLRGAAVLYITITGLVAHILLNHGENPLPGLVSGPDRLQHWSSFFLHYVTPVMVMLDWLCLKPRNASQWRDLPVWLSFPLGYAGLTLLRAAVFPHFPNAYPYFFLDPTENGYGWVAGQIVQLTVEFIALGAAVVGLDRLGTTVARRLKPATA from the coding sequence ATGTCAGTCTGGACCCGCCCCGCACTCTGGTGGCGCCTTGCCATCGTGATCTCGGCCGGGCTCGGGCTGATCCTCGGCACCGCCTCGCTGGTGTACTTCACCATCGAGAGCAACGTCATCGTGCTCGGCTACTTCGCGGGCGCGGTCTACTGGATGGCCAGGCGCGGCACCACCGACGCCCCGGCGCCGCGACTGCGCGGAGCCGCGGTGCTCTACATCACGATCACCGGCCTGGTCGCCCACATCCTGCTCAACCACGGCGAGAACCCGCTGCCCGGCCTGGTCTCGGGCCCGGACCGGCTGCAGCACTGGTCGAGCTTCTTCCTGCACTACGTCACGCCGGTCATGGTGATGCTCGACTGGCTCTGCCTGAAGCCGCGGAACGCCTCGCAGTGGCGGGACCTGCCGGTCTGGCTCTCCTTCCCGCTCGGCTACGCCGGGCTGACGCTGCTGCGCGCGGCGGTCTTCCCGCACTTCCCCAACGCCTACCCGTACTTCTTCCTGGACCCGACGGAGAACGGCTACGGCTGGGTGGCCGGCCAGATCGTCCAGCTGACGGTGGAGTTCATCGCCCTCGGCGCAGCCGTGGTCGGCCTCGACCGGCTGGGCACGACGGTGGCCCGGAGGCTCAAGCCCGCCACCGCCTGA
- a CDS encoding ABC-F family ATP-binding cassette domain-containing protein produces the protein MAQPTTSILCTDLGFDWPDGTTVLDGFHLAVGPGRTGLIGLNGAGKSTLLRLLAGELTPASGTVRVGGELGYLPQDLTLDTTQRVDEALGIRAAREALHAIESGDTDERHYAAVGDDWDVEERARATLDRLGLARLDLDRTTGELSGGEAVLLHLAALLLRRPDVLLLDEPTNNLDRHARSLLYEAVASWHGVMVIVSHDRELLQHVDQIADLRAGSVTWYGGNFADYERTVAAQQETAERLVRVAEADVQRQKRDLIEARTKLERSASYGKKRSESRNDPKIISGKLKRQAQETAGRVRGMHTERLTEAKERLTAAEEAVRDDAEIRIDLPRTAVPAGRTVLNLDHVRLPYGTRAHLELRGPERVALVGRNGSGKSTLLRAVAGEIGPLEGEISTPVPLRHLPQRLDLLDDGLTVVGNVKSYAPAADDNAIRARLARFQFRGGRADQLAGTLSGGERFRATLAALLLADPPPQLLMLDEPTNNLDLASVRQLTQALAAYRGALIVASHDLPFLRGLGITRWLELDGELRTIDPM, from the coding sequence ATGGCTCAACCGACCACCTCCATCCTCTGCACCGACCTGGGCTTCGACTGGCCCGACGGCACCACCGTGCTCGACGGCTTCCACCTCGCGGTGGGCCCCGGCCGCACCGGCCTGATCGGCCTCAACGGCGCCGGCAAGTCCACCCTGCTCCGCCTGCTGGCGGGCGAGCTCACCCCGGCCTCCGGCACCGTCCGGGTCGGCGGCGAGCTCGGCTACCTGCCGCAGGACCTCACCCTCGACACCACCCAGAGGGTCGACGAGGCGCTCGGCATCCGGGCGGCCCGCGAGGCCCTGCACGCCATCGAGTCCGGTGATACCGACGAGCGGCATTACGCGGCCGTCGGGGACGACTGGGACGTCGAGGAGCGCGCCCGCGCGACCCTCGACCGGCTCGGCCTGGCCCGCCTGGACCTGGACCGCACCACCGGGGAGCTCTCCGGGGGTGAGGCGGTGCTGCTGCATCTCGCGGCCCTGCTGCTGCGCCGCCCGGACGTTCTGCTGCTCGACGAGCCGACCAACAACCTGGACCGGCACGCCCGTTCACTCCTCTACGAGGCCGTGGCGAGCTGGCACGGCGTGATGGTGATCGTCAGCCACGACCGCGAGTTGCTGCAGCACGTCGACCAGATCGCCGACCTGCGGGCGGGCTCGGTCACCTGGTACGGCGGCAACTTCGCCGACTACGAGCGGACGGTCGCCGCCCAGCAGGAGACCGCCGAGCGGCTGGTCCGGGTGGCCGAGGCCGATGTCCAGCGGCAGAAGCGGGACTTGATCGAGGCCCGCACCAAGCTGGAGCGCAGCGCGAGCTACGGGAAGAAGCGCTCGGAGAGCCGCAACGACCCGAAGATCATCTCCGGCAAGCTCAAGCGGCAGGCCCAGGAGACGGCCGGCCGGGTGCGCGGCATGCACACCGAGCGCCTGACCGAGGCGAAGGAGCGGCTGACGGCGGCCGAGGAGGCCGTCCGCGACGACGCGGAGATCCGCATCGACCTGCCGCGCACCGCGGTCCCGGCCGGGCGGACGGTGCTGAACCTCGACCACGTCCGCCTCCCGTACGGCACCCGGGCCCACCTGGAGCTGCGCGGTCCGGAGCGGGTCGCCCTGGTGGGCCGCAACGGGTCGGGCAAGTCCACCCTGCTACGAGCCGTCGCGGGCGAGATCGGCCCGCTGGAAGGGGAGATCAGCACGCCCGTACCGCTGCGCCACCTGCCGCAGCGTCTGGACCTGCTGGACGACGGGCTGACCGTGGTGGGCAACGTGAAGTCGTACGCCCCGGCGGCCGACGACAACGCGATCAGGGCACGGCTGGCCCGCTTCCAGTTCCGGGGCGGGCGCGCCGACCAGCTCGCGGGCACGCTCTCCGGCGGCGAGCGCTTCCGGGCGACGCTGGCCGCCCTGCTGCTCGCGGACCCGCCGCCGCAGCTGCTGATGCTGGACGAGCCGACCAACAACCTCGACCTCGCCAGCGTCCGCCAGCTCACCCAGGCGCTCGCCGCCTACCGGGGCGCGCTGATCGTGGCCAGCCACGACCTGCCGTTCCTGCGAGGGCTCGGGATCACGCGCTGGCTGGAGCTGGACGGCGAGCTGCGGACGATCGACCCGATGTAG
- a CDS encoding ABC-F family ATP-binding cassette domain-containing protein — MSATLVVKDLSAGHGDRTLFSGLDLVVAPGDVIGLVGANGAGKSTLLRLLAGLDTPEGGSLRLSPPTANVGHLPQEPERRPGESVRDFLARRTGVAAAQAALDEATEGLVEGRPGADDAYAAGLDRWLDLGGADLEERAEEVAGSLGLKVSLDLPMTALSGGQAARAGLASLLLSRYDVFLLDEPTNDLDLDGLDRLESFVKGLRAGTVVISHDREFLARTVTRVLELDLAQQQINLYGGGYEAYLEERAVARRHAREEYEEYADTKAGLEARARMQRGWMEHGVRNARRKSGDNDKMGRAMRAESTEKQASKARQTQRMIERLDVVDEPRKEWELRMEIATAPRSGSVVATLRGASVQRGDFALGPVDLQIDWADRIAITGANGAGKSTLLAALLGRLEPDGGSSSLGSGVVVGEVDQARGLFLGDEPLAEAFAAAVPDLSPEEVRTLLAKFGLKAAHVLRQAATLSPGERTRAALALLQARGVNLLVLDEPTNHLDLPAIEQLESALASYTGTLLLVTHDRRMLEAVTVNRRIEVANGLVHER, encoded by the coding sequence ATGAGCGCCACTCTCGTAGTCAAGGACCTGAGCGCCGGCCACGGCGACCGCACCCTCTTCTCCGGCCTGGACCTGGTCGTCGCCCCCGGCGACGTGATCGGTCTGGTCGGGGCGAACGGGGCCGGCAAGTCGACACTGCTGCGGCTGCTGGCCGGGCTGGACACTCCCGAGGGCGGTTCGCTCAGGCTGAGCCCGCCGACGGCCAACGTCGGCCACCTGCCGCAGGAGCCCGAGCGCCGTCCGGGCGAGTCGGTCCGCGACTTCCTGGCCCGCCGTACCGGCGTCGCGGCCGCGCAGGCGGCGCTGGACGAGGCGACCGAGGGCCTGGTCGAGGGTCGCCCCGGCGCGGACGACGCGTACGCCGCCGGCCTGGACCGCTGGCTGGATCTCGGCGGCGCCGACCTGGAGGAGCGGGCGGAGGAGGTCGCCGGCTCGCTCGGGCTCAAGGTGAGCCTGGACCTGCCGATGACGGCGCTCTCCGGCGGCCAGGCGGCCCGCGCCGGGCTGGCCTCGCTGCTGCTCTCCCGGTACGACGTCTTCCTGCTGGACGAGCCCACCAACGACCTCGACCTGGACGGGCTCGACCGCCTGGAGTCCTTCGTGAAGGGCCTGCGCGCCGGCACGGTGGTGATCAGCCACGACCGCGAGTTCCTGGCCCGTACCGTCACCCGGGTGCTGGAGCTGGACCTCGCCCAGCAGCAGATCAACCTCTACGGCGGCGGCTACGAGGCGTACCTGGAGGAGCGGGCGGTCGCCCGTCGGCACGCCCGCGAGGAGTACGAGGAGTACGCCGACACCAAGGCGGGCCTGGAGGCGCGGGCCCGGATGCAACGCGGCTGGATGGAGCACGGCGTGCGCAACGCCCGCCGCAAGTCCGGCGACAACGACAAGATGGGCCGCGCGATGCGCGCCGAGTCGACCGAGAAGCAGGCCTCCAAGGCCCGGCAGACCCAGCGCATGATCGAGCGCCTGGACGTGGTCGACGAGCCCCGCAAGGAGTGGGAGCTGCGGATGGAGATCGCCACCGCGCCGCGCTCCGGCTCGGTGGTGGCCACCCTGCGCGGGGCCTCGGTGCAGCGCGGCGACTTCGCCCTCGGCCCGGTGGACCTGCAGATCGACTGGGCGGACCGGATCGCCATCACCGGCGCCAACGGCGCGGGCAAGTCCACGCTGCTGGCCGCGCTGCTCGGGCGGCTCGAACCGGACGGCGGGAGCTCGTCCCTGGGCTCGGGCGTGGTGGTCGGGGAGGTCGACCAGGCGCGCGGTCTGTTCCTGGGGGACGAGCCGCTGGCGGAGGCGTTCGCGGCGGCGGTGCCGGACCTCTCGCCGGAGGAGGTCCGCACGCTGCTGGCCAAGTTCGGGCTGAAGGCCGCGCACGTCCTGCGCCAGGCCGCCACCCTCTCCCCCGGCGAGCGGACCAGGGCGGCCCTGGCCCTGCTGCAGGCGCGCGGGGTGAACCTGCTGGTGCTCGACGAGCCGACCAACCACCTGGACCTGCCTGCCATCGAGCAGCTGGAGTCGGCGCTCGCCTCGTACACCGGCACGCTGCTGCTGGTGACGCACGACCGGCGGATGCTGGAGGCGGTGACGGTCAACCGGCGGATCGAGGTCGCGAATGGTCTGGTCCACGAGCGCTGA
- a CDS encoding nitroreductase family protein yields MVDSASAAASSYPTVPLRPMTVPAHEAAARSRSFHDVMARRRTVRDYSTRPIPDEVLEWAVRTASTAPSGAHVQPWRFVVVTDPERKRRLREAAEAEEREFYAHRASEEWLAALAPIGTDWHKPFLEDAPAVIVVFEVHKGPGSPRPYYTKESVGIAVGLLLATLHQAGLATLTHTPSPMRFLNEVCERPAEERAAYVIPVGYPADGARVPDLHRKPLDEVLVRL; encoded by the coding sequence ATGGTTGACAGTGCATCGGCAGCGGCCTCGTCGTACCCGACCGTGCCGCTCCGGCCCATGACGGTGCCCGCCCACGAGGCTGCGGCCCGCAGCAGGTCCTTCCACGACGTGATGGCCAGGCGCCGGACCGTCCGCGACTACTCGACCCGTCCGATCCCGGACGAGGTCCTCGAGTGGGCGGTCCGTACGGCGTCAACCGCCCCCAGCGGGGCGCACGTTCAGCCCTGGCGGTTCGTGGTGGTCACCGACCCCGAGCGCAAGCGCCGGCTGCGCGAGGCGGCCGAGGCGGAGGAGCGCGAGTTCTACGCGCACCGGGCCTCCGAGGAGTGGCTCGCCGCGCTGGCGCCGATCGGGACGGACTGGCACAAGCCCTTCCTCGAGGACGCCCCGGCGGTGATCGTGGTGTTCGAGGTGCACAAGGGCCCCGGCTCGCCCCGCCCCTACTACACCAAGGAGTCCGTCGGCATCGCCGTCGGCCTGCTGCTGGCGACCCTGCACCAGGCCGGGCTGGCCACCCTCACCCACACCCCGAGCCCGATGCGCTTCCTCAACGAGGTGTGCGAACGGCCGGCGGAGGAGCGGGCGGCGTACGTGATCCCGGTCGGCTACCCGGCCGACGGCGCGCGGGTACCCGACCTGCACCGCAAACCGCTGGACGAGGTGCTGGTCCGGCTCTGA
- a CDS encoding GNAT family N-acetyltransferase: MSHTTQEATPSPITHGRPPEVIAIAGGVSLRRRALADAPELNTAVTANLDHLRPWMEWAVSAPTLAHTTEMAQAGVEAWDAGTDFMYLAGLDARPGSVIGAFGLHGRIGAGALEIGYWVAADHAGRGIATAAAGALTASALALPGIERVEIHCDEGNAASAAVPRKLGYRLDRVVDFEPTAPAETGRKLIWIRTRAS; the protein is encoded by the coding sequence ATGAGCCACACCACCCAAGAGGCCACCCCCTCCCCCATCACGCACGGCCGCCCACCCGAGGTGATCGCGATCGCGGGCGGGGTGTCGCTGCGCCGCCGTGCGCTCGCGGACGCTCCGGAGCTGAACACCGCGGTGACCGCCAACCTCGACCACCTGCGGCCGTGGATGGAGTGGGCCGTCTCGGCGCCCACCCTCGCGCACACCACGGAGATGGCCCAGGCCGGTGTCGAAGCATGGGACGCGGGCACCGACTTCATGTACCTCGCCGGGCTGGACGCCCGGCCGGGCAGTGTGATCGGCGCCTTCGGCCTGCACGGGCGGATCGGCGCGGGCGCACTGGAGATCGGCTACTGGGTGGCCGCCGACCACGCCGGCCGGGGCATCGCGACCGCCGCGGCCGGGGCGCTGACCGCGTCCGCGCTGGCCCTGCCGGGCATCGAGCGGGTGGAGATCCACTGCGACGAGGGCAACGCGGCCAGCGCCGCCGTCCCGCGCAAGCTCGGCTACCGGCTCGACCGGGTGGTGGACTTCGAACCCACCGCCCCGGCCGAGACCGGGCGGAAGCTGATCTGGATCAGGACGCGAGCGTCCTGA
- a CDS encoding aldo/keto reductase, with protein sequence MRTTTLGSNGPEVGVIGLGCMGMTWAYDPNGRDDTTSVEVLRSALDLGVTLIDTADIYGPYDNEELVGRALTPPYRERAVLATKVGLVPGTGGARVGNDGRPEHVRRAIDDSLRRLGTDHVDLYQLHRVDPEVPIEETWGALAEAVQAGKALRIGLSEVTVEQIKRAQAVHPVASVQSELSLWTRDPLAEVLPYTEEQGIAFLPYSPLGRGFLTGRFSSAAELPADDWRSTLPRFQAEALQANLALVEKVQQIAARTGATAAQVALAWVVGQGRYVVPIPGTKTPKYLADNAAAAELTLTAADLAELDALPAPVGGRY encoded by the coding sequence ATGCGTACCACCACACTCGGCAGCAATGGCCCCGAGGTCGGCGTGATCGGCCTCGGCTGCATGGGCATGACCTGGGCGTACGACCCGAACGGCCGGGACGACACGACCTCGGTCGAGGTGCTGCGCTCGGCGCTGGACCTCGGCGTGACGCTCATCGACACGGCGGACATCTACGGTCCGTACGACAACGAGGAGCTGGTCGGCCGTGCGCTCACCCCGCCGTACCGCGAGCGGGCCGTGCTGGCGACCAAGGTCGGCCTCGTCCCGGGCACCGGCGGTGCGCGGGTGGGCAACGACGGCCGTCCGGAGCACGTCCGGCGGGCGATCGACGACAGCCTGCGCCGGCTGGGCACCGACCATGTCGACCTCTACCAGCTGCACCGGGTCGACCCCGAGGTGCCGATCGAGGAGACCTGGGGCGCGCTCGCCGAGGCGGTCCAGGCGGGCAAGGCGCTGCGGATCGGTCTCTCGGAGGTGACGGTCGAGCAGATCAAGCGGGCGCAGGCCGTCCACCCGGTCGCCTCGGTGCAGTCCGAGCTGTCGCTGTGGACCAGGGACCCGCTGGCGGAGGTGCTCCCCTACACCGAGGAGCAGGGCATCGCGTTCCTGCCGTACTCGCCGCTCGGCCGGGGCTTCCTGACCGGTCGCTTCAGCTCTGCGGCAGAGCTGCCGGCCGACGACTGGCGCTCCACCCTGCCGCGCTTCCAGGCCGAGGCGCTGCAGGCCAACCTGGCGCTGGTCGAGAAGGTGCAGCAGATCGCCGCCCGCACGGGCGCCACGGCGGCTCAGGTGGCGCTCGCCTGGGTGGTCGGGCAGGGACGGTACGTGGTGCCGATCCCGGGCACCAAGACGCCCAAGTACCTGGCGGACAATGCGGCCGCGGCCGAGCTCACGCTGACCGCCGCGGACCTGGCCGAGCTGGACGCGCTGCCGGCGCCGGTCGGCGGGCGGTACTGA
- a CDS encoding NAD(P)-dependent oxidoreductase, whose amino-acid sequence MTVQKVGFVGLGAMGRGMAANLLRAGFQVQVWNRSPEPVRALTEQGATAAADLAEVFANEVVVSMLPDDATVDAVLHDPALLAAARASVHVNMATVSLELARRATALHAEHGVGYVAAPVLGRPMVAAAGELNILAAGPDALLDRVEPLFAAMGRRTWRLGTEPLQANTAKISTNFLLACAIESLAEACSLAEANGVRPTDLVEMLTGTVFPGPIYSGYGAMVAERRYDPAGFRLALGLKDVNLALAAGAETHVPLPFGSVLRDAFLDAVAHGDADRDWSAVAEATRRRAGLPA is encoded by the coding sequence GTGACCGTGCAGAAGGTGGGCTTCGTCGGTCTCGGTGCGATGGGGCGCGGTATGGCGGCCAACCTGCTCCGGGCCGGCTTCCAGGTCCAGGTGTGGAACCGCTCTCCGGAGCCGGTCCGCGCCCTGACCGAGCAGGGCGCCACGGCGGCGGCGGACCTCGCCGAGGTCTTCGCCAACGAGGTCGTCGTCTCGATGCTCCCCGACGACGCCACGGTCGACGCCGTGCTCCACGACCCGGCCCTGCTCGCGGCCGCGCGGGCGTCCGTGCACGTCAACATGGCCACGGTCTCCCTCGAGCTCGCCCGCCGCGCGACCGCGCTGCACGCCGAGCACGGGGTCGGCTATGTCGCCGCGCCCGTGCTCGGGCGGCCGATGGTGGCGGCGGCTGGGGAGCTCAACATCCTCGCCGCCGGTCCCGACGCGCTGCTGGACCGGGTGGAACCGCTGTTCGCGGCCATGGGCCGGCGCACCTGGCGGCTCGGCACGGAGCCGCTGCAGGCCAACACCGCCAAGATCAGCACCAACTTCCTGCTGGCCTGCGCCATCGAGTCGCTGGCCGAGGCCTGCAGCCTGGCCGAGGCCAACGGCGTCCGGCCGACCGACCTGGTCGAGATGCTCACCGGCACCGTCTTCCCCGGCCCGATCTACTCGGGGTACGGCGCGATGGTCGCCGAACGGCGCTACGACCCCGCCGGCTTCCGTCTGGCCCTGGGCCTCAAGGACGTCAACCTCGCGCTCGCCGCCGGCGCCGAGACCCACGTGCCGCTCCCCTTCGGCAGCGTCCTGCGCGACGCCTTCCTCGACGCGGTCGCCCACGGCGACGCCGACCGCGACTGGTCCGCCGTCGCCGAGGCGACCCGCCGCCGCGCGGGTCTCCCGGCCTGA